Proteins from a single region of Candidatus Marinimicrobia bacterium CG08_land_8_20_14_0_20_45_22:
- a CDS encoding ferritin encodes MINPKVASAINEQIKNELESAYLYYAMQAYFTREGFDGMANWMSVQVKEELYHASKFYDYVLNRGGQIQLKPLTILKTTWESPLNAFKEALAHEEFITSRINFLMKLAIPMLRDFASKVFLDWYVNEQVEEESNVTKIIASLAQVKDFGQGLLMIDRELASRVFIMPTPGQGA; translated from the coding sequence ATGATTAATCCGAAGGTTGCCAGCGCAATCAATGAACAAATAAAAAATGAGCTGGAATCCGCTTACCTGTACTATGCCATGCAGGCGTATTTCACAAGAGAAGGATTCGATGGTATGGCTAATTGGATGAGCGTTCAGGTAAAGGAAGAACTCTATCACGCATCCAAATTTTACGATTACGTTTTAAATCGCGGCGGACAAATACAATTAAAACCGCTCACAATTTTAAAAACGACATGGGAATCGCCGTTGAACGCATTCAAGGAGGCGCTTGCTCATGAAGAATTCATCACCAGTCGAATCAATTTTCTCATGAAATTAGCCATCCCGATGCTTCGGGACTTCGCTTCCAAGGTTTTCCTTGATTGGTATGTCAATGAGCAAGTTGAAGAAGAAAGTAATGTAACGAAGATCATCGCTTCGCTGGCACAAGTAAAAGATTTCGGGCAAGGATTATTAATGATCGACCGAGAACTTGCCTCACGCGTTTTTATCATGCCAACACCCGGACAAGGAGCATAA
- a CDS encoding oligopeptide transporter, OPT family: MSDQKFRPYVPAESNMREFTLRALLLGLVMAVVLGAANAYLGLKAGMTIAATYPAAVIGMAVLKLMKGTILEENFARTVGSIGESVAAGAIFTIPAFLIAGVWTDFFTFKNYLIATAIMFVGGIIGILFVSILRRVMVEDKDLPFPESVAAAEIHKAGRSGKSGAKYLFWAMGLGALIQVLKQVQFFATSWEKFIRFSLGKLGLGKDIVQTGGGAVLSTPGVSPAYMGVGYIIGPNLSALNFTGGLLAWGLFVPALLFFLAPQINVQERVHEKFFNENLSASVELSIQSQNPAFTQSEIDKKTKESVSVLLTNLDKKQMTPEQQAIYDEVVTKTSAFMETANAKTDPAIVAEYGSLEDESWIDAGNDVWKGIVRKIAIGGMLMSAAFTLYKMRSNLSKGLGRAVSDVRKSTKGSKIQEARTDKDMDFKWVFIGILLASIATFVIYYYFCHDFIGALVATLVMIVAGFFFSAVSGNLVGLIGSSNNPISGLTISTLLIAALLMVALGVKGMPGVAAVLGVAAVICVAAAVAGEMLQDLKVGHILGGTPWKMQIGDMFGILVSAAVMFFPLLILHQGDINMGGTGLGGKAYPAPQASLMAILAKGIVAGDMAWPLIIVGIIMAIGLILVKVKSPMLVCVGMYLPLETSFAIFIGGLIKGIVDKFAEKRKLNDAQKARTENNGVLLASGLIAGEALIGLLFALFAVLEWRTPVIFKHPSFLVSLLVFVVVGWVLVKIPLKNAGKADEPAPPTAVM; the protein is encoded by the coding sequence TTGAGCGATCAGAAATTCAGACCTTATGTTCCGGCAGAGTCGAACATGAGAGAATTCACATTACGCGCCTTATTGCTCGGCTTGGTCATGGCCGTTGTCCTCGGCGCGGCGAACGCATATCTCGGCTTGAAAGCGGGAATGACGATTGCGGCGACATATCCAGCCGCAGTAATCGGCATGGCGGTATTAAAATTGATGAAAGGTACGATTCTGGAGGAAAACTTCGCGCGAACCGTCGGTTCAATCGGCGAATCGGTAGCCGCCGGAGCGATCTTCACCATTCCGGCTTTTTTGATCGCCGGTGTTTGGACGGACTTTTTTACCTTTAAAAACTATTTAATTGCGACGGCAATCATGTTTGTCGGCGGCATTATCGGCATTTTGTTCGTCTCAATTCTTCGTCGCGTAATGGTCGAAGACAAAGATTTACCTTTCCCTGAATCTGTTGCGGCGGCGGAAATCCACAAAGCCGGACGTTCCGGAAAAAGCGGCGCAAAATATCTCTTCTGGGCGATGGGACTCGGCGCGCTGATTCAGGTTTTAAAACAGGTACAATTTTTTGCAACGAGTTGGGAAAAGTTCATCCGCTTTTCGCTGGGAAAACTCGGCCTCGGCAAAGACATTGTTCAGACCGGCGGCGGCGCGGTGCTTAGCACACCGGGAGTCAGCCCGGCTTATATGGGCGTCGGTTATATCATCGGACCGAATCTTTCGGCGCTGAACTTTACCGGTGGTTTGCTGGCGTGGGGATTGTTCGTCCCGGCGTTGTTGTTCTTCCTCGCTCCGCAGATCAACGTTCAGGAGCGCGTTCATGAAAAATTCTTCAACGAGAATCTTTCGGCGAGCGTCGAACTTTCCATTCAAAGTCAAAATCCAGCTTTTACGCAATCTGAAATTGACAAGAAAACGAAGGAGAGCGTTTCGGTTCTGCTAACGAATCTCGACAAGAAACAGATGACGCCAGAACAGCAGGCGATTTATGATGAAGTCGTGACAAAGACAAGTGCGTTTATGGAAACTGCCAATGCTAAAACCGATCCAGCAATCGTCGCCGAATATGGCTCGCTCGAAGATGAGTCGTGGATCGACGCTGGAAACGATGTATGGAAAGGCATCGTCAGAAAAATAGCCATCGGCGGCATGTTGATGAGTGCGGCTTTCACGCTTTACAAGATGCGTAGTAACTTAAGCAAAGGTCTCGGCCGAGCGGTCAGCGATGTCCGAAAATCGACAAAAGGCTCGAAGATTCAGGAAGCGCGCACAGACAAGGATATGGACTTCAAGTGGGTATTTATCGGAATTCTTCTTGCTTCGATCGCGACTTTCGTTATTTACTATTATTTCTGCCATGATTTTATCGGCGCATTGGTTGCGACACTTGTGATGATCGTCGCCGGATTCTTCTTTTCAGCAGTTTCGGGAAATTTGGTCGGACTCATCGGTTCGAGCAATAACCCGATCAGCGGATTGACGATTTCGACGCTACTCATTGCGGCATTATTAATGGTGGCGCTTGGCGTCAAAGGCATGCCAGGCGTTGCGGCAGTTCTGGGCGTTGCGGCGGTCATTTGCGTTGCGGCGGCTGTCGCTGGCGAAATGTTACAAGACCTGAAAGTCGGACACATACTCGGCGGTACGCCGTGGAAAATGCAGATTGGCGACATGTTTGGAATTTTGGTTTCTGCCGCCGTCATGTTTTTCCCGTTATTGATTCTCCATCAGGGTGACATCAACATGGGCGGAACCGGCCTGGGCGGGAAAGCCTATCCGGCGCCGCAAGCAAGTCTGATGGCAATTTTAGCCAAAGGCATCGTCGCAGGCGATATGGCCTGGCCGCTGATCATCGTCGGCATTATCATGGCAATCGGATTGATTTTAGTCAAAGTGAAAAGCCCGATGCTGGTTTGCGTGGGCATGTATCTTCCGCTCGAAACCTCTTTTGCGATCTTCATCGGCGGTTTGATCAAAGGAATCGTTGATAAATTCGCCGAGAAGCGGAAACTGAATGACGCGCAGAAAGCACGAACAGAAAACAATGGCGTCTTACTGGCCTCCGGACTCATCGCAGGTGAAGCGTTGATTGGATTGCTATTCGCCTTATTCGCAGTGCTTGAATGGAGAACGCCAGTGATATTCAAACATCCGTCGTTCTTAGTCAGCCTGCTTGTGTTTGTCGTCGTGGGTTGGGTGTTGGTAAAAATCCCGTTAAAAAATGCGGGCAAAGCCGACGAACCTGCGCCGCCGACGGCAGTCATGTAA
- a CDS encoding desulfoferrodoxin yields the protein MTQKMQVYKCEICGNVVEVVHEAGGTLVCCGQPMKLMIESTADSAKEKHVPLIEKTEEGYKVTVGSTLHPMIETHYIEWIELIADGVIHRRYLKPGDAPIAEFCTKAKNVSSREYCNIHGLWKGKTS from the coding sequence ATGACACAGAAAATGCAAGTTTACAAATGCGAAATCTGCGGAAACGTCGTTGAAGTCGTTCACGAAGCCGGCGGGACGCTGGTTTGTTGCGGACAACCGATGAAGTTGATGATCGAATCGACCGCAGATTCGGCAAAAGAAAAACATGTTCCGTTGATCGAAAAGACGGAAGAAGGCTACAAAGTCACCGTTGGTAGCACGCTTCATCCAATGATTGAGACACACTATATTGAATGGATCGAACTGATCGCCGACGGCGTCATTCATCGTCGCTATCTAAAACCCGGCGATGCACCCATTGCAGAATTCTGCACCAAAGCCAAAAATGTCTCTTCGCGGGAATACTGCAACATTCATGGCCTTTGGAAAGGAAAAACGTCATGA
- a CDS encoding rubrerythrin gives MNLTFNIDEIFEIALKIEKNGAKFYRKAMEFAKDEKTKKMLADLATMEDRHEKTFALMKSGSNVHSQLGSPFDPNNESIAYLQAFADGYVFDLSEDSSEQITGKESMEEIMKTAIGLEKDSIVFYIGIKHIVPEPQERDQVDSIIREEMKHIAFLTDYLKRIKLS, from the coding sequence ATGAATTTAACTTTCAACATCGACGAGATATTTGAGATCGCTTTAAAAATCGAAAAAAACGGCGCAAAATTCTACCGGAAAGCCATGGAGTTCGCTAAAGACGAAAAAACCAAAAAAATGCTGGCGGATTTGGCAACGATGGAAGATCGTCACGAAAAAACCTTCGCCTTAATGAAGTCCGGATCGAACGTTCATAGTCAATTAGGTTCGCCCTTCGATCCAAATAACGAATCCATCGCTTACTTACAAGCGTTTGCCGACGGATACGTCTTCGATCTTTCCGAAGATTCTTCTGAGCAAATCACCGGCAAGGAATCCATGGAAGAGATCATGAAGACGGCCATAGGGCTTGAAAAAGATTCCATTGTCTTCTATATAGGGATCAAGCATATCGTGCCTGAACCTCAGGAAAGAGATCAAGTCGATTCAATCATACGCGAAGAAATGAAGCATATCGCATTTCTGACAGATTATCTCAAACGAATTAAATTATCTTAA